In Desulfobulbaceae bacterium, the following proteins share a genomic window:
- a CDS encoding aldolase catalytic domain-containing protein, with product MYRPEIKVIDCTVRDGGLMNKWQFDTEFVKHVYTALSDAGVDYMEIGYLSSAGAFDAKEYGPWRFCHEKDLKKIVGDGEKTIKLSVMADIGRIDYHDIPPRTESSLDMIRVACYVHQIDAAIDLAHHCIDKGYETTINLMAVSTVGLRELNEALEDLEKSKVPIIYLVDSFGAFYSEDIDSLVAKYKERLPNKIIGIHAHNNQQLAFANTISSIINGVNFLDATLYGIGRGAGNCPLEVLLSFLKNPKFRTRPIIQCIEQEILPWSKKIDWGYSVPYMISGTMNQHPRAAMAHMESEHKEKITDFYDAMTVNG from the coding sequence ATGTACAGACCAGAAATAAAGGTGATTGATTGTACCGTGCGTGATGGCGGACTCATGAATAAATGGCAGTTTGATACAGAATTTGTCAAGCATGTCTATACGGCGCTTTCAGATGCCGGCGTTGACTATATGGAAATTGGCTATTTAAGTTCAGCAGGAGCCTTTGACGCTAAAGAATATGGCCCTTGGCGCTTCTGCCATGAAAAGGATCTTAAAAAAATTGTTGGCGATGGCGAGAAGACAATTAAACTGTCTGTCATGGCTGATATTGGCAGAATTGACTATCATGATATCCCTCCACGCACCGAAAGCTCGCTGGATATGATTCGTGTGGCCTGCTATGTTCATCAAATTGATGCTGCCATAGATTTGGCTCACCATTGTATCGATAAAGGATACGAAACCACAATTAACCTGATGGCGGTGTCAACTGTGGGGTTAAGAGAGTTAAATGAGGCGCTTGAGGATCTTGAAAAAAGCAAGGTGCCGATTATTTATCTGGTTGATTCTTTTGGGGCTTTTTATTCCGAGGATATTGATTCACTTGTTGCCAAATATAAGGAACGACTTCCCAATAAAATTATTGGGATTCATGCTCACAACAACCAGCAGCTTGCTTTTGCCAATACCATATCATCAATTATCAATGGCGTTAATTTCCTTGACGCAACATTGTATGGAATTGGCCGCGGGGCTGGAAACTGCCCGCTTGAAGTTCTCTTATCTTTCTTGAAAAACCCTAAATTTAGAACCAGGCCAATCATCCAATGCATTGAGCAGGAGATTCTGCCATGGTCTAAGAAGATCGATTGGGGCTATTCCGTGCCGTACATGATTTCTGGAACCATGAACCAGCATCCTCGTGCTGCAATGGCCCACATGGAATCTGAGCACAAGGAGAAGATTACTGATTTTTACGATGCGATGACTGTGAATGGCTGA
- the cbiM gene encoding cobalt transporter CbiM: MHVSDGVLSPSIIIGSYLVTLGLSAWSSKKVASAELPKVAVVTSSFFVASLIHIPLGPTSVHLLLPGIVGVLLGSVSFVSIFVGLILQCILFQFGGVTSLGANALMMGIPAIICGVLFQRFRGTTQRSICIAGGVFATLGTVFSAVLLAGLLATAGEDFFAVAKFSLLAHIPVFIVEGVISAFTISFLYRVKPELLLRAKP; this comes from the coding sequence TTGCACGTATCGGACGGAGTTCTTTCACCAAGCATTATTATCGGCTCATACCTTGTGACGCTTGGACTTTCAGCCTGGAGTTCCAAAAAGGTTGCTTCTGCCGAACTGCCCAAAGTTGCAGTGGTGACATCATCTTTTTTCGTGGCCTCACTGATTCATATTCCTCTTGGTCCAACGAGTGTCCATTTGCTGCTTCCCGGTATTGTTGGCGTCCTGTTAGGTTCCGTTTCGTTTGTATCGATATTCGTCGGGCTTATTTTACAATGTATTTTGTTTCAGTTCGGGGGGGTAACTTCGCTTGGTGCAAATGCGCTCATGATGGGTATCCCGGCAATTATTTGTGGGGTGCTGTTTCAACGGTTTAGGGGTACGACACAACGATCCATTTGTATAGCCGGTGGCGTATTTGCGACTCTCGGCACAGTCTTTTCAGCAGTTCTTCTTGCTGGACTGTTGGCAACTGCGGGTGAGGATTTTTTTGCTGTCGCTAAATTTTCCTTATTGGCGCACATTCCTGTTTTCATAGTCGAAGGCGTTATCTCGGCTTTTACCATCTCTTTTCTATACCGTGTTAAACCCGAGTTGTTGCTGCGGGCTAAACCATAA